A single window of Culicoides brevitarsis isolate CSIRO-B50_1 chromosome 3, AGI_CSIRO_Cbre_v1, whole genome shotgun sequence DNA harbors:
- the LOC134834046 gene encoding NEDD8 ultimate buster 1, whose amino-acid sequence MSHLIQDVLNQVRAQLNLEGVKLWDPPYYIDPEPIDDKLEELGRTYALVLNLPTEMCVAAVKELQSNALEKLAAKAKFNATGIASLKVRIPNQPGGTDLHTVEVSLEETGSALQEIIATKLNVTVDRVTLIFSGHVVDTAKTLSSQNVKNNQQLLALIRSADDSKDVYAVTAKIKSDAELLIQNSYSNDFLVMEDQQGNRIYLPDAENKALKLGLALHKKGRVYLNQENFNLALVLFLEADEQFRTVASSLLESVDNYALLNLDIVWCYLCLKSVTHLPDAERRLQLCEENFRRSYGTNFNRLVDLKGSDGNEKALVMRLHLLQAILMFHQNRRGEAQAMLRMAESELLQLKVDDAALQSLIEMGYGLSEARLGLRATGNNIADAINNITERREKKKEARKKARKNEELLGKEFRSGNVNPNSLKKLIEMNFDKDLSSMALEKADNDINEAINLLQNESEELRKQLGKRKKFHVEGNLLQNLVQMGFHTELAKMALQNSFNNLDSALDFLQSLRDDGKYEEVLSGLAGPSTSSQQPSIPLEELKEAKEFFDKKFAEKEAFERFSEGYNNDDDEHLDLPLTQEESLIQEYKAALNMN is encoded by the exons atgtctcaccTCATCCAAGATGTCCTGAATCAAGTTCGAGCCCAATTAAACCTCGAAGGTGTCAAATTATGGGATCCTCCTTACTACATCGATCCAGAGCCCATTGACGACAAGTTAGAA gAGTTGGGACGAACCTATGCCCTTGTCTTAAACCTTCCAACTGAAATGTGCGTCGCGGCAGTTAAAGAGCTCCAAAGTAACGCTCTTGAAAAGTTAGCTGCCAAAGCGAAATTCAATGCAACAGGTATTGCTTCGTTAAAGGTGCGAATCCCAAACCAACCGGGAGGCACAGATTTGCACACAGTCGAAGTTAGTTTAGAAGAGACAGGAAGTGCGTTACAGGAGATAATTGCCACGAAATTAAACGTCACAGTTGATAG agttacTCTCATCTTCTCGGGCCACGTGGTTGATACTGCAAAGACATTATCATcgcaaaatgtgaaaaacaaTCAACAATTACTTGCTTTAATTCGCTCAGCGGACGATTCAAAAGATGTTTATGCTGTAACTGCCAAAATCAAAAGTGATGCAGagcttttaatacaaaattcgtATTCTAATGATTTTCTTGTCATGGAAGATCAGCAAGGGAATCGCATTTACTTACCAGATGCTGAAAACAAAGCCTTGAAACTCGGCTTAGCTCTTCACAAAAAAGGTCGCGTTTACTTAaaccaagaaaattttaacttggcATTGGTTCTTTTCTTGGAAGCGGATGAGCAATTTCGCACAGTAGCAAGTAGTTTATTGGAGTCTGTCGATAATTACGCCCTCTTGAATCTGGATATCGTTTGGTGCTATTTGTGCTTGAAAAGTGTGACCCATCTACCGGATGCTGAACGTCGTCTTCAGTTATGCGAAGAGAATTTTCGTCGCAGTTACGGTACAAATTTCAATCGTTTAGTTGACTTGAAGGGATCTGATGGCAACGAAAAAGCTCTCGTTATGAGACTGCATTTGCTCCAAGCTATTCTGATGTTTCACCAAAATCGACGAGGCGAAGCTCAAGCAATGCTCAGGATGGCAGAATCGGAGTTGCTTCAGTTGAAAGTCGATGACGCCGCGTTACAGAGTTTGATCGAGATGGGATATGGCTTGAGTGAAGCAAGGCTTGGGCTTCGGGCGACAGGGAATAATATCGCAGATGCGATTAATAATATCACGGAACGtcgtgaaaagaaaaaagaagcaagaaaaaaagcaaggaaaaacgaagaattgCTTGGGAAGGAATTTCGGAGCGGAAATGTCAATCcaaattcgttgaaaaaattaattgagatGAATTTCGATAAGGATTTGTCTTCAATGGCATTGGAAAAAGCTGACAATGACATTAACGAAGCGATAAATTTGTTACAGAACGAGAGCGAGGAATTACGAAAGCAATTGgggaaacgtaaaaaattccACGTGGAAggaaatttacttcaaaat ctcgtTCAAATGGGTTTTCATACTGAACTCGCAAAAATGGCTCTCCAGAATTCCTTTAACAATTTGGATTCAGCTCTGGATTTTTTGCAATCTCTTCGCGATGATGGCAAATATGAAGAGGTTTTGTCAGGTTTAGCTGGGCCATCAACATCTAGTCAACAACCATCGATTCCTTTAGAAGAATTAAAAGAAGCCaaagaatttttcgataagAAATTCGCTGAGAAGGAAGCATTTGAGCGATTTAGCGAAGGTTAcaacaacgatgatgatgaacatTTGGACTTGCCGCTCACTCAAGAGGAAAGCTTAATTCAAGAGTACAAAGCAGCGTTGAACATGAATTAG